A genomic region of Entelurus aequoreus isolate RoL-2023_Sb linkage group LG19, RoL_Eaeq_v1.1, whole genome shotgun sequence contains the following coding sequences:
- the LOC133635190 gene encoding coiled-coil domain-containing protein 124-like isoform X1 yields the protein MPQKFQGENSKAEAKAVAGDRKKVGEALWRETDKHVLKKEHRKDNKEKMDLLERNKETHPLLDQENAKLKSKPLKDSGSGVKVTRAQIDEAIQNAQQPLELKAQQRKPQEDVIVKVLDDTDFINLSNEESEEEYEPPIKKRIPQPEAWFRKFGAMHMPEMVDCSHAERCRNQGCKSKTYMRCISCRMFLCITKKRNCFLEYHR from the exons ATGCCACAGAAGTTCCAGGGTGAGAACTCCAAGGCGGAGGCCAAAGCAGTGGCTGGCGACCGAAAGAAGGTGGGCGAGGCTCTGTGGCGGGAAACCGACAAACATGTACTCAAAAAAGAGCACAGAAAG GACAACAAGGAGAAGATGGACCTGTTGGAAAGGAACAAGGAAACGCATCCACTTCTGGACCAGGAGAACGCCAAACTGAAAAGCAAACCCCTGAAGGATAGCGGaagtggtgtaaaagtgactCGGGCCCAGATCGACGAGGCCATTCAGAACGCCCAGCAGCCCCTGGAGCTCAAGGCACAACAACGTAAGCCGCAAGAAGACGTCATTGTCAAAGTTCTAGACGACACAGACTTCATTAACCTCTCCAACGAGGAGAGCGAAGAAGAGTACGAGCCGCCCATCAAAAAGAGGATCCCGCAACCCGAAGCGTGGTTTAGGAAATTTGGGGCCATGCACATGCCAGAGATGGTCGACTGCAGCCATGCCGAGAGGTGCCGGAACCAAGGGTGCAAAAGCAAGACGTACATGCGGTGCATCAGCTGCAGGATGTTCCTCTGCATTACGAAGAAGAGAAACTGCTTCCTGGAGTACCATAGATAA
- the LOC133635190 gene encoding coiled-coil domain-containing protein 124-B-like isoform X2: MPQKFQGENSKAEAKAVAGDRKKDNKEKMDLLERNKETHPLLDQENAKLKSKPLKDSGSGVKVTRAQIDEAIQNAQQPLELKAQQRKPQEDVIVKVLDDTDFINLSNEESEEEYEPPIKKRIPQPEAWFRKFGAMHMPEMVDCSHAERCRNQGCKSKTYMRCISCRMFLCITKKRNCFLEYHR, encoded by the exons ATGCCACAGAAGTTCCAGGGTGAGAACTCCAAGGCGGAGGCCAAAGCAGTGGCTGGCGACCGAAAGAAG GACAACAAGGAGAAGATGGACCTGTTGGAAAGGAACAAGGAAACGCATCCACTTCTGGACCAGGAGAACGCCAAACTGAAAAGCAAACCCCTGAAGGATAGCGGaagtggtgtaaaagtgactCGGGCCCAGATCGACGAGGCCATTCAGAACGCCCAGCAGCCCCTGGAGCTCAAGGCACAACAACGTAAGCCGCAAGAAGACGTCATTGTCAAAGTTCTAGACGACACAGACTTCATTAACCTCTCCAACGAGGAGAGCGAAGAAGAGTACGAGCCGCCCATCAAAAAGAGGATCCCGCAACCCGAAGCGTGGTTTAGGAAATTTGGGGCCATGCACATGCCAGAGATGGTCGACTGCAGCCATGCCGAGAGGTGCCGGAACCAAGGGTGCAAAAGCAAGACGTACATGCGGTGCATCAGCTGCAGGATGTTCCTCTGCATTACGAAGAAGAGAAACTGCTTCCTGGAGTACCATAGATAA